The sequence CCGTCCCTCAGCGGTCTAAGGAAAGCGCGACGCCGAACTGGCTCCAGCTGTCTTCGCCGGTGGTCGAGTCGGTAAGCTTCATTTCGCGGCGAGCGCTGCCCACCAAACGCAAATGAGCCGGTCGCTATTTCCGTGAAGCAGTTCACGATTCCACCGTCCTCCAATAGGAGCCATCTCGGATTGGCCCGAACTGCGGTCCAAGGCTCGGCGCTTGACCCGTTGTTCGGCAAAAGACTACGAATCGGATGTGCAAAGTCAAACCCAGAACACGCGGTCTAGTGAAGTCGGTAATGGTCCAACCGCGAGCGCCGCTTCCTTCGACGCGGTAGCCGTCGCGCGCAGTTTGCAATCGATTATTCGCACCCACGCCGACGAGACCGAGCGAGGGCGCCGCCTGGCCGCACCGGTGGTCGATGCACTGCGCGCCGGTGGGCTTTTCTCGATGGGTCTTGCTTCCGCGATGGGCGGGCTGGAAACGTCAATCGGATCGGCGCTTCGCGCGATCGAGGAAATCAGTTTCGCAGACGGTGCCAGCGGCTGGAACGTCATGATCGTGTTCGACACTGATCTGTGGGCGGGTTTTCTCCGGGGCGCCTCACGAGATCTGATCGGGTCGATTTCTCGTCCGATCGTCACCGGAACCCTCAGTTCGCCCGGGCGGATCGAGAAAAGTGACGGCGGCTATCGTATCTCGGGCCGATGGAAATTCGGTAGCGGATGCCAGCATTCCGATGTGGTGCTGGTAGGCGCGCTGCTGTGCGAGAGCGGGAAGCCCGTGATGGGTCCCACGGGCGCTCCCGAAATGTTGCAGATCGCGTTGCGAGCATCTGAAGTTACCATCCTGGACACCTGGCGGGTGACCGGACTCCGCGGCACCGGCAGTCACGATTTCGCGATCGACAACCTCTTCGTTGCCGCAGAACGCGCTTTGCCGCTCAACATCACCACTCCGGTCGAACGCGGCCCGCTTTACGCCTTTCCGATGCTCGCGAGTTTCGCAGTGGCCAAAGGCGCCGTGGCTCTAGGAATCGCGCGCCATGCGATCGACGCCTTTAAGGAAATCGCACGCTCAAAAGTGCCGGCTACCAAAACCGCCGCGCTGCGCGAACAGCCAACCGCACAGATCGACCTCGCCCATGCTGAGGCGCTGGTGCATTCGGCCCGCGCCTTTTTGTATCAGAGTGTCGAGGAAGGGCGGAGGGAACTCCTCGCGGGCAACCCGATCCCGCAACCGCTACGCGCTCTGATTCGACTTGCGGCGACGAACTGTGTGCAACGTTGCGCGCAATCGGTGGATCTCATGTACCAGGCGGCTGCGGCGACCGCGATCTACGAATCGTGTGAACTGGAGCGGTGTTTCCGCGATGCTCACGTGGTGACTGCGCATATCGTCGTGCAACCGGCGATGTATGAAGCGGTCGGTCGCGTTATGTTGGACCTACCGCCCAATACCGCCGTTTGGTGACGCATCGAACACTGGTCCAAAAGATCGAACGGCTATCTACTTTCAAACTTGGTCCACCCGGCAGCACGCAGGGCGACTGCCAAACAAGACCGATGAATCCGAAGCACAAGGTTGATTCGACACTGATCCTTAGACGCATCTTTGACGCGCCCCGAGCACCGTCTGGCGTGCATGGACGACACCGGAGGAGATGACCGGGTGGTGGGTTGCCGGGTGGGACCATGTCGTTCATTTTGCCGAGGCAGATGTTCGCGTCGGGGGCTCCTACCGTGTCGGTTTCGCGCTACCCGGCAAAACCCCGTATGTCGAGTCCGGAACGTTCAGCGAAGTGGTTCCGATGAAGCGGCTGGCCTACCAGGAAACGGTGACCCTGTCGGGCGAACAGATTCACACCCACGCGACTGTGATTGACTTCCGCGATCTCGGCGGAAAAACCGAGGTCACCGTGAGCACCAGTGGGTGGGAAGCCTGGCGCAATGCGGATGGCTGGGTCCCGGCACTCGAGAAATTGGCCGCGCACCTCGGCGGCGAACCGAGGTTGCGCGCCTAGATTTCGCTCAGCCCTTGTACTCGTCGTGGCGGCTCCACCAGGGGCCCGTGCCGGTCTCGTTGCGTCCCTCGGGAGCACGGTCCAGCCACTGGTACATGCCCCACAGGGCGTCCAGTCCGCGCGCATAAGTAGAATAGGTGTGGTAGACCACACTATTCTCGAGCACGAACGCGCTCATCCCGGGCCTCTCGCGCCTGTACCTCGGCGAGTCGGTACCGCACATCGCCGCGAACCGTGCGACGGGGGCGGGAACCTGCGTTGCGTCGAAGGTCTGGTTGCTGGGCGCGTAGTTGTATTCGATGCGCCCCCCGCGCTGTTGCTCTTCGGTGATCGAGACGTTGAAGTCCAAG is a genomic window of Candidatus Binataceae bacterium containing:
- a CDS encoding acyl-CoA dehydrogenase family protein, translated to MQSQTQNTRSSEVGNGPTASAASFDAVAVARSLQSIIRTHADETERGRRLAAPVVDALRAGGLFSMGLASAMGGLETSIGSALRAIEEISFADGASGWNVMIVFDTDLWAGFLRGASRDLIGSISRPIVTGTLSSPGRIEKSDGGYRISGRWKFGSGCQHSDVVLVGALLCESGKPVMGPTGAPEMLQIALRASEVTILDTWRVTGLRGTGSHDFAIDNLFVAAERALPLNITTPVERGPLYAFPMLASFAVAKGAVALGIARHAIDAFKEIARSKVPATKTAALREQPTAQIDLAHAEALVHSARAFLYQSVEEGRRELLAGNPIPQPLRALIRLAATNCVQRCAQSVDLMYQAAAATAIYESCELERCFRDAHVVTAHIVVQPAMYEAVGRVMLDLPPNTAVW